The genomic window TCTTCAATGCGATCATAGAGGATCACAACATGAAACATTTTCTGTATCCCAATCAGAAGTGAAATGTTATTCTCAAATCTGAATACATCAGGCAACTCTTTCAGATATACtgcctccgttttttaatagatgacgtcgttaactttttatcacacgtttgaccattcatcttgttcaaaaaatttatgtaattataatttattttgttgtgagttgttttatcactcaaagtattttaagtatgatttatatctatacatatacataaaattttttgaataagacgaatagtcaaacatatgttcaaaagtcaatggcgtcatctattaaaaaatggagggagtattactctGTAGTTCCTGTGTGTTTTGTATAGAATGattgttttgaacttttgatttccctttttttctacCAAAAATGAAGTCAGATGAACAATTGGTGATTGGTTATGAATATTAGCAGCTGCAGTGTTTCAGACTTTGGATCTTTGAGCAAAAACAAACTATTTTAATTTCATTCACTTAGATACAGTGCATTGTACTACAAAGAGTATAACAtcagaactaaaaaaaaaatcaattcagTACTGTACTAAGTGATACTTAACCACAAATAACACGGCTCATCTGGTGCTgtgtcccgccgccgccgaatcgcCGGTGCCACTCCAATCACCGGCAGAAGCGTAGTCGTCCACGGCGCgtggaacggcggcggcagaaGTATAGTGCGGTGGCGGTCgcgaacaccgccgccgccggccgtcgtggCGGCGTTGGacaactgccgccgccgccgcgcacatCGGCCTGTGGCCACTTTCGCCGTTGGATTGGATTCCAGTTCCGCACTGGTGTTCtctgccgcggcggccggcgacaggACGGGTTCGGTGTCAGGATGGGGATCTGACATTCGGTTCCGGACGCCTCAGCACTGCTGCTACTCGCACACCAGGTGTTCGTTGAAATGCTTCGGAATCGTTCGCTTGCTAATctggttgttttttttgtcacaggGAAGCACACAACAACCAATCGAACACATCTCCTCTGCCTATCACCGACGATTCGACGAACCGACGACGCTGGGCGCCGTGGCGCCATGCACGTTGGTGAGCGGGTGCAGCCAGCAATAGCTCTCGTTCTCCTCTGCTCGACGCCACCGGCTGCGCGAGCATGACGTCATCGGCATTGTGGGCCCcatggcccacctgtcagagaagggggaggggaggtgcaggtgcgggcccacctgtcagcgaagGGGGAGAACTCCTTCAAATTGCGGCCGCCTTGGCGCTGTGAGCCGTAACTGTCGCAACGAACCCCTACCCTCCCTCCGCTCTCCCCTCGCCGGAAaaccaagaaatcaagaaatcaagagacccgcgccgccgcctccgccgctcgccggaggcAATGGAGAAGTTCCACGACGGGCACCACGTGTGGCTGCGGAGCCGCGTCCACGGCACGTACCtccgcgccggcgaggacgggAGCGGCGTCTCCCTGCACGAGGGCCGCGCGTCCGTGCacgcggcgtgggcggcgcaCATACTccacctcgacggcggcgacatccTCATGCTCCACAGCGCCGCGAACGGGCGGTACCTCGCGGCCCCCAGGACTGGGTGGTCGTGGAACAGCGTCGACCTGCGCGACCTCAACCAGCTCCCGTCGTTCACCGTCGGGTGGTTCGCCGTCACGGCGGGTTCCGGGGACTACGTCATGCTGCGTCACAGTAGCGGGCTCTTCCTCCGAGCTGATGGCGGGAACCTCCTGTGCAATAGCGTCGGCGTCATCGTTGACATGTTCGACTTCCGCCGCAGAGAGATCAGGCAGTGGGTGGTGGAGGCCATCCCCCCGAGAGATTCCATGCCTATCCTCCCCAATCCTTCGGTGAGCTCGTCATGCCCTGTTTCTTTTCCTGATGCTTGCAGAATTGATTGCATTACTGGGTTCTCCGGGGATCAATTCTTGTTCTTGATCTTTTCTTGTGTCTGATTGCTGCGAATTGTGTTAATTCCTTTCTCCTGGATGCAATTCTTTGCTCTGTTTTTGCCATAGTTCAAGGTGTCCATTCTCTATGGTGCGCATTCGTAGGTGGAGCAGTTCTCTATGTTCTTCAGTTCATGGTTGCTCTGCATTTGCTTCGCTCCAGGGTTCATTTCCTAGGACGGTTCTTGAGAATGGCGACATCTTTATTGCTGTTCTTTCTTACAACTCGTATGTTCTTAGTCACTTGTGCTTGCAATGACTTCTTGTATACTTTTGTTTTGAAACTTGACTTCTTATATACCATCTAATTCTTTGCTGCAGCCCACAGCTTTCAGCTGGTGCCGCATCTGGTACGTGCGAGCATCTCCTCAAGGGAATTTCCGCCGAGAAGACTGGCGTTCGTTATTGTTCCATGGGAGGTCAGTGTTCCATCTAAGGAACAGGCTGGCGAGTCAGTTGCGCATCAGAGAGTCCTCTGACGCCATATTGTGTGTTCGAGCGGGCTCCA from Oryza glaberrima chromosome 6, OglaRS2, whole genome shotgun sequence includes these protein-coding regions:
- the LOC127777382 gene encoding uncharacterized protein LOC127777382, coding for MEKFHDGHHVWLRSRVHGTYLRAGEDGSGVSLHEGRASVHAAWAAHILHLDGGDILMLHSAANGRYLAAPRTGWSWNSVDLRDLNQLPSFTVGWFAVTAGSGDYVMLRHSSGLFLRADGGNLLCNSVGVIVDMFDFRRREIRQWVVEAIPPRDSMPILPNPSPTAFSWCRIWYVRASPQGNFRREDWRSLLFHGRSVFHLRNRLASQLRIRESSDAILCVRAGSTGRVTPLVTDLPRNTLVIDIVVITAGTNAALWLRYPNVHAA